A genomic segment from Amycolatopsis camponoti encodes:
- a CDS encoding nucleoside deaminase has translation MTTSISAEQEWLDEAVRIAETNVANGGGPFGALIVKDGEIVSTGVNRVTANLDPTAHAEVVAIRAACQALGTFKLDGCVLVSSCEPCPMCLSSALWARVDKVLFAADRDDAAKAGFDDRAFYELFDRPRDTWTVPVTRLSAKDGFAPFAAWLDKSDRTDY, from the coding sequence ATGACCACGTCGATTTCCGCCGAGCAGGAGTGGCTCGACGAAGCCGTCCGGATCGCGGAGACCAACGTCGCGAACGGCGGCGGCCCCTTCGGCGCGCTGATCGTGAAGGACGGCGAGATCGTCTCGACCGGCGTCAACCGCGTTACCGCGAACCTCGACCCGACCGCGCACGCCGAGGTCGTCGCGATCCGCGCGGCCTGCCAGGCGCTCGGCACGTTCAAGCTCGACGGCTGCGTGCTCGTGTCCAGCTGCGAGCCGTGCCCGATGTGCCTGTCGTCGGCGCTGTGGGCGCGCGTCGACAAGGTCCTCTTCGCCGCCGACCGCGACGACGCGGCCAAGGCCGGTTTCGACGACCGCGCCTTCTACGAACTGTTCGACCGTCCTCGTGACACGTGGACCGTTCCCGTGACGCGACTGTCCGCAAAGGACGGTTTCGCGCCGTTCGCGGCTTGGCTCGACAAGAGCGACCGCACCGACTACTGA
- a CDS encoding NCS2 family permease produces the protein MTQTEVGTPVVDEVPEPPQRRSLLDKLFELRARQSTIGREVRGGVTTFVAMAYIVLLNPLILGASADITGARLSAAQVTTATALAAAVMTILMGVVGNAPLALAAGLGINGIVAFQMAPSMTWAQAFGLVVLEGVCIVLMAVSGVRERIMNAIPRPLKMAITVGIGLYIALVGLVSAGFVTRMPDAAQTTVPVRLGASGHLHGWPIVVFCFGLLLMIVLMARKVPGAVLISIGVSTVVAVVLHEGFGVGGWGLTTPALPDHVVAAPDFGLFGHIDLFGGFASAGALAATVFLFTLVLSGFFDAMGTITSVSDEAGLSKNGKVPRMGRILLVDGAGAIAGGVTGSSPNTVFLESAAGVGEGARTGLASVVTGLLFAGTLLFTPLAGVVPAQAAAPALVVIGGMMVAQCRTIPWNDPDYTIPVFLTAALIPFTYSITNGVGAGLIAFVLIKIGRGKWREAGWLLSLLALVFAVYFAVDGVEALFR, from the coding sequence ATGACCCAGACCGAAGTCGGCACCCCTGTGGTCGACGAAGTACCCGAACCGCCCCAACGCCGCTCGTTGCTCGACAAGCTGTTCGAGTTGCGCGCCCGGCAATCCACGATCGGCCGCGAAGTCCGCGGCGGCGTCACGACGTTCGTCGCGATGGCCTACATCGTGCTGCTCAACCCGCTCATCCTCGGCGCTTCCGCCGACATCACCGGCGCCCGGTTGTCGGCCGCGCAGGTGACCACCGCGACCGCGCTCGCCGCCGCCGTGATGACGATCCTGATGGGCGTCGTCGGCAACGCGCCCCTCGCGCTGGCCGCCGGCCTCGGCATCAACGGCATCGTCGCGTTCCAGATGGCCCCGTCGATGACGTGGGCGCAGGCGTTCGGGCTGGTCGTGCTCGAAGGCGTGTGCATCGTGCTGATGGCGGTCAGTGGCGTCCGCGAGCGGATCATGAACGCCATCCCGCGGCCGCTCAAGATGGCGATCACCGTCGGGATCGGGCTCTACATCGCCCTGGTCGGGCTGGTCAGTGCCGGGTTCGTGACCCGGATGCCGGATGCGGCGCAGACCACGGTCCCGGTGCGCCTCGGGGCGAGCGGGCACCTGCACGGCTGGCCGATCGTCGTGTTCTGCTTCGGTCTGCTGCTGATGATCGTGCTGATGGCCCGAAAGGTCCCGGGCGCGGTGCTGATCAGCATCGGCGTGTCGACGGTGGTCGCGGTGGTGCTGCACGAGGGGTTCGGCGTCGGCGGCTGGGGTCTCACCACCCCCGCGCTGCCCGACCACGTCGTCGCCGCCCCGGACTTCGGGCTCTTCGGCCACATCGACCTGTTCGGCGGGTTCGCCTCGGCGGGCGCGCTCGCGGCCACGGTGTTCCTGTTCACGCTGGTGCTCTCCGGGTTCTTCGACGCCATGGGCACGATCACCAGCGTCTCGGACGAAGCCGGGCTGTCGAAGAACGGCAAGGTGCCCCGGATGGGCCGGATCCTGCTGGTCGACGGCGCGGGCGCGATCGCGGGCGGTGTCACGGGGTCCTCACCGAACACGGTGTTCCTGGAGTCCGCGGCCGGCGTCGGCGAAGGCGCCCGAACGGGCCTCGCGAGCGTGGTCACCGGCCTGCTGTTCGCCGGGACGCTGCTGTTCACGCCGCTCGCCGGCGTGGTCCCGGCCCAGGCGGCGGCGCCCGCACTGGTGGTCATCGGCGGCATGATGGTCGCCCAGTGCCGCACCATCCCCTGGAACGACCCGGACTACACGATCCCGGTGTTCCTGACCGCGGCTCTGATCCCGTTCACCTACTCGATCACCAACGGCGTCGGCGCCGGCCTGATCGCGTTCGTGCTGATCAAGATCGGCCGCGGCAAGTGGCGCGAAGCCGGTTGGCTGTTGTCGTTGCTGGCGCTGGTGTTCGCGGTGTACTTCGCCGTCGACGGCGTCGAAGCCCTCTTCCGCTAA